Proteins co-encoded in one Bremerella sp. TYQ1 genomic window:
- the larB gene encoding nickel pincer cofactor biosynthesis protein LarB has product MSMKRHELERLAKHYRAGKVTLSDFCAQVLQPKSEELSDTTLDIDRARRCGFPEVVYGEGKSAETILQIIQAQQKRGDKSLATRVSSEKGDALQQALPEGIYNEKARTFRVASEESTWGNVGLVTAGTSDLPVAEEARETLRWMGIEPVFIQDVGVAGPHRFVEQADKLADCDVVIVVAGMEGALPSVVGGHLSCPVIAVPTSVGYGASFQGVAALLGMLNSCASNVTVVNIDAGFKGAYLAGLISLRVLQAQSSASH; this is encoded by the coding sequence ATGTCCATGAAACGCCACGAACTGGAACGCCTAGCCAAACACTACCGTGCAGGCAAAGTCACCCTATCCGACTTTTGCGCTCAAGTTTTGCAGCCCAAGTCTGAAGAACTGTCCGACACGACACTCGATATTGATCGCGCGCGGCGCTGTGGATTTCCGGAAGTCGTTTATGGTGAGGGGAAATCAGCCGAAACGATTCTTCAGATCATCCAAGCTCAACAAAAACGCGGCGATAAATCACTCGCTACGCGTGTGAGCTCAGAGAAAGGCGATGCCCTTCAACAAGCATTACCGGAAGGCATCTACAACGAAAAAGCACGAACGTTTCGCGTTGCCTCTGAGGAATCGACCTGGGGCAACGTAGGGCTGGTAACCGCCGGAACCAGTGATTTACCGGTCGCGGAAGAAGCACGCGAAACACTTCGCTGGATGGGCATTGAACCGGTATTCATCCAAGACGTTGGCGTCGCTGGTCCGCATCGTTTTGTCGAACAAGCAGACAAGTTAGCCGATTGCGACGTGGTGATTGTCGTGGCTGGGATGGAAGGCGCACTGCCGAGCGTTGTCGGCGGCCACTTATCGTGTCCCGTCATCGCGGTGCCAACGAGCGTGGGCTACGGCGCAAGTTTTCAAGGAGTTGCCGCGCTGCTAGGGATGCTCAATAGTTGTGCGTCCAACGTTACCGTCGTCAACATCGATGCGGGATTCAAAGGCGCTTACTTAGCAGGTTTGATTTCACTGAGAGTCCTGCAGGCCCAATCTTCCGCAAGCCATTAA
- a CDS encoding Gfo/Idh/MocA family protein: protein MNHSPHASRRTFLKTAGTAAAIAGVASYVPRHVLGAEGVPSANERVNLGVIGFGNRCKYVMGGTLPHADVQCIAIADVWNKRRTDGKAIVDKHYGNNDCETMRDFRELLERDDIDAVLIATGDRWHAAASILAAKAGKDVYSEKPCGITIEDCQQLADTITGEQKVFQAGTQRRSVPNFIKAVELAHSGKLGELQTLHASVYRPVLDNSWLPAQAQPPQDEIDWNLWLGPATWRPFNLAYVQGKWRGQWDFDSGARLLDWGAHTVDLCQWANKADDTMPIEFEPREDGISGRYENGVKLEIDFLDDPFGDRSPHYITRLGTCPVRFVGSDGWVETGDSGEIVCSSPSLQKEITEDTTRVRGLDVASHSRNFLDCIRSRKLTAANQNVMRKSHIACHAAATAWIFNRKLTINPRKESFVDDPAANGLSRRPDRVWNV, encoded by the coding sequence GTGAATCACTCTCCACATGCATCTCGGCGAACGTTTCTTAAAACAGCTGGTACCGCGGCGGCAATTGCTGGGGTTGCCAGCTATGTTCCGCGGCATGTGCTCGGTGCCGAAGGTGTACCGTCCGCGAACGAGCGAGTTAACTTAGGCGTGATCGGTTTTGGAAATCGATGCAAGTACGTGATGGGAGGAACGCTACCCCACGCAGATGTTCAGTGTATTGCAATTGCTGACGTCTGGAACAAACGCCGCACCGATGGTAAGGCAATCGTTGACAAGCACTACGGCAACAACGACTGCGAAACCATGCGAGACTTTCGCGAACTTCTTGAACGAGACGATATCGACGCTGTGCTAATTGCCACCGGTGATCGCTGGCATGCCGCCGCGTCCATTTTGGCAGCTAAAGCCGGCAAAGATGTCTATAGCGAAAAACCTTGCGGCATCACGATTGAAGACTGTCAGCAACTAGCCGATACGATTACAGGCGAGCAAAAGGTTTTTCAGGCAGGTACACAGCGTCGGAGCGTGCCGAACTTTATAAAAGCGGTCGAACTGGCTCATTCCGGCAAGCTCGGGGAACTGCAAACGTTACATGCTTCCGTGTATCGGCCGGTCCTCGATAACAGTTGGCTTCCCGCTCAGGCTCAGCCCCCGCAAGATGAAATCGATTGGAATCTCTGGCTCGGCCCTGCCACATGGCGGCCGTTTAATTTGGCTTATGTTCAAGGGAAGTGGCGAGGCCAATGGGATTTCGATTCCGGCGCTCGACTTCTCGACTGGGGTGCCCATACGGTCGATCTCTGCCAATGGGCGAACAAAGCGGACGATACTATGCCGATTGAATTCGAACCGCGAGAGGATGGCATTAGCGGTCGTTACGAAAACGGAGTTAAGCTTGAAATCGATTTCTTAGACGATCCGTTTGGGGATCGCTCGCCACATTACATAACCCGTCTGGGAACTTGTCCTGTTCGATTCGTTGGAAGTGATGGCTGGGTCGAAACAGGAGACAGTGGAGAGATCGTTTGCTCATCCCCTTCTCTACAAAAAGAGATAACGGAAGATACAACGCGGGTTCGTGGTCTGGACGTTGCCAGCCACTCCCGAAACTTCCTCGATTGCATCCGTTCCCGTAAGCTAACCGCTGCCAACCAAAACGTGATGCGGAAGTCGCACATTGCCTGCCATGCGGCCGCTACGGCGTGGATCTTCAACCGCAAATTGACAATCAATCCGCGAAAGGAATCGTTTGTCGACGATCCTGCTGCCAACGGGTTGAGCAGGCGGCCAGATCGTGTCTGGAACGTCTAA
- a CDS encoding ABC transporter permease, whose translation MRTVDVGRKTECPDCGHRFTIEKSEIKLDIPDPIIPEDEYGLKDVSADDDEARRKMGQSIMSQAHKELKEQAERKDLNKRTQGAFEERKPRNYQDSDDEEKKPREQLTPIDYDPRAELVDFPVAFTPHELKRDAILFSDVGLLMRWVFLSIFTAITIYAVANAVYYGMQPTQNLVTYVASLLGTAAAVIIGSATLVFLGSNFLFLIMSISSGIDEWDWPELGIFDRLMEALFLVAALMFSMIPFGIVVTIDFTMAIPLLAFAFFSFPVFYLSLLDQGSIFVPWSSPIVGSLFRIAGKWTLFYLATFLLFTVILIVGYGIYFFAGIERLAYIALPGGVLVVGGSFIYALWLGRISWEIAVINSRELGEEAD comes from the coding sequence GTGCGTACCGTTGATGTTGGCCGCAAAACCGAATGTCCCGATTGTGGTCACCGGTTCACGATCGAGAAGTCCGAGATCAAGCTCGACATTCCAGATCCGATCATCCCGGAAGATGAGTATGGCCTGAAAGACGTTTCCGCAGACGATGATGAAGCGCGCCGAAAAATGGGCCAAAGCATCATGTCACAGGCCCACAAAGAACTCAAAGAGCAGGCAGAACGTAAAGACCTGAACAAAAGAACCCAAGGTGCCTTCGAGGAGCGAAAACCTCGCAACTACCAAGATTCCGATGACGAAGAGAAGAAGCCGCGAGAACAGCTTACGCCTATCGATTACGATCCGCGTGCAGAACTCGTTGATTTCCCCGTGGCGTTCACTCCGCACGAATTAAAGCGGGATGCAATCCTGTTTTCGGATGTTGGCTTGTTGATGCGTTGGGTGTTTCTTTCGATTTTTACTGCCATCACCATATACGCCGTCGCAAATGCGGTGTATTACGGCATGCAGCCGACGCAGAATCTTGTTACTTATGTGGCCAGTCTTCTTGGTACTGCCGCCGCTGTTATTATCGGCTCGGCGACCTTGGTGTTTCTGGGAAGTAACTTTCTGTTTCTCATTATGTCAATTTCCAGCGGCATCGATGAATGGGACTGGCCGGAACTCGGCATTTTCGATCGCTTGATGGAAGCCCTTTTCCTTGTCGCTGCCCTCATGTTCAGCATGATCCCATTTGGAATCGTCGTGACAATCGACTTCACCATGGCGATACCTTTGTTAGCGTTCGCCTTCTTTTCGTTTCCTGTTTTCTACCTGTCGCTTCTCGATCAAGGCTCGATCTTTGTTCCGTGGAGTTCGCCGATTGTTGGCTCACTTTTTCGGATCGCTGGAAAATGGACGCTCTTCTACTTGGCGACGTTCCTCCTCTTCACCGTCATCCTGATAGTGGGTTACGGAATCTACTTTTTCGCTGGGATTGAACGCTTGGCGTATATAGCCTTGCCTGGCGGAGTCCTCGTCGTTGGCGGTAGTTTTATCTATGCATTATGGCTAGGTCGAATTAGCTGGGAAATTGCCGTCATCAATTCAAGAGAACTCGGGGAAGAAGCGGACTAA
- a CDS encoding NAD(P)H-hydrate dehydratase: MPNQSLPAGLPILPPRDQQSHKGSFGRVLLVGGSQGMPGSISLSGRAALKAGGGLVTVAVPDAIINTVANFEAAYMTWSLPTDREGRIPFHAKARLQGKLREADSIGIGPGLGKSRGLFLLVEELFQSYGNPMVADADALNLLSQRSNPLSHSAGPRVITPHLGEFRRLVGNPQLTMEDARKQAVEIAGDQQVVVVLKGPQTLVTDGEREWINTTGNPGLATGGTGDVLTGMIATFLAQSLNAYEATVLAVFMHGLAADIAVESTSQPGLTASDLLDFIEDAWCNYEARCGHQSE, encoded by the coding sequence ATGCCTAACCAAAGCCTTCCTGCCGGACTTCCGATCCTGCCTCCGCGTGATCAACAATCGCATAAAGGTTCTTTTGGTCGTGTCCTGCTTGTTGGTGGATCGCAAGGCATGCCTGGTTCGATCAGTTTGTCGGGTCGAGCTGCGCTGAAAGCTGGAGGTGGACTTGTTACTGTGGCTGTCCCCGACGCCATCATCAACACGGTCGCAAACTTTGAAGCGGCCTACATGACATGGAGCTTGCCAACCGACAGAGAGGGACGAATTCCATTTCATGCCAAAGCGAGACTTCAAGGAAAACTAAGAGAAGCGGACTCGATTGGTATCGGTCCTGGCCTAGGAAAGTCGCGGGGGCTATTTCTCTTGGTCGAAGAGTTGTTTCAGTCATACGGCAATCCGATGGTCGCGGATGCCGATGCATTGAATCTTTTATCACAACGCAGCAACCCTCTTTCTCATAGTGCGGGACCACGTGTCATTACACCACATTTGGGTGAGTTCCGTCGGCTTGTCGGCAATCCGCAGCTCACCATGGAAGACGCGCGAAAGCAAGCCGTTGAAATTGCGGGAGACCAGCAAGTCGTGGTTGTTTTGAAAGGACCACAAACACTTGTTACCGATGGCGAACGTGAGTGGATAAACACCACCGGTAATCCGGGGCTTGCTACGGGAGGAACCGGCGATGTCCTTACCGGAATGATCGCGACATTTTTAGCCCAATCTCTTAACGCTTACGAGGCAACCGTTTTGGCGGTGTTTATGCATGGTTTGGCTGCCGATATCGCCGTTGAGTCGACTTCGCAACCCGGCCTGACGGCATCGGATTTGCTCGACTTCATCGAGGATGCATGGTGCAACTACGAAGCACGATGTGGTCACCAATCAGAATAA
- the nirB gene encoding nitrite reductase large subunit NirB, translated as MVTDDPQTIVVIGNGMVGHRFVEKLVEFDQARQYKIVTFCEEPRAAYDRVGLTSFFAHRDAEKLMIARMEWYQEQGVELHLGDRAHKIDREKQVVYSEKGEAIPYDYVVLATGSYPFVPPVEGINKHGVYVYRTIEDLEKIIEHGKTAKTCAVIGGGLLGLEAAKAAFDLGMKTHVIEFAPRLMPRQVDDRGSKVLVSKIEELGVDVHLNKGTKEVQGDGKVERMVFTDDTSLDVDMIIVSAGIRPRDDVAKDAGLDIGPRGGISVDDHLRTSDAKIFAIGEVALHSGMIYGLVAPGYEMAEIVAGNLCGQELKFSGTDLSTKLKLMGVDVASFGNYESSDDVSTSLVVEDPFQGTYKKLLFSKDGQKLLGGILVGDASEYGTLSVFAKSGDALPCSPSELMGTSGDGGAAALGGAESMPDSAQICSCNNVTKGQICAAIRDNDLMTPGEVKKCTSAGGGCGGCMPMVTDILTAELAAAGKSLSKDLCEHFAYSRQELFEIVKIKEIKSFDDLIASHGKGDGCEICKPAVASILASLWNDHILETSHKTLQDTNDRFLANIQRDATYSVVPRVPGGEITPDKLIVLGEVAKKYNLYTKITGGQRVDLFGAKVQDLPDIWSELIDAGFESGHAYGKAVRTVKSCVGSTWCRYGVGDSVGFAIRIENRYRGIRAPHKLKFAVSGCVRECAEAQSKDVGLIATENGYNLYVCGNGGATPRHADLLVADIDEETAIKYIDRLLMYYIMTADKLTRTSVWLEKLEGGLDHVRDVVLNDSLNLCDELEARMQMLVDTYQCEWKSVVDDPEKRAFFKQFVNTDESELGIEIITERDQQRPADWPDGAVSLVELKGLDGETISHDLSAETDLTWVPVGSEGDFPTNGGAAIKYGDVQIAVFRATTHSDWYACQNMCPHKNAFVLSRGIVGDAGGIPKVACPLHKKTFSLESGECLSGEDFKLETFKVKVEESQVFVQLPPQETLNAKLATKLHCISACDADKSRQMSCVGS; from the coding sequence ATGGTGACAGACGATCCACAAACCATCGTAGTGATTGGCAACGGCATGGTTGGGCATCGCTTCGTTGAGAAGCTTGTCGAATTTGACCAGGCCCGCCAGTACAAGATTGTCACCTTTTGCGAAGAACCGCGTGCGGCATACGACCGAGTCGGGCTCACCTCGTTCTTCGCCCACCGCGATGCCGAGAAGCTAATGATCGCTCGCATGGAGTGGTATCAAGAGCAGGGCGTCGAACTCCATCTAGGAGACCGTGCTCACAAAATCGACCGCGAAAAGCAAGTCGTCTACTCTGAAAAAGGTGAGGCGATTCCCTACGACTACGTGGTCCTCGCCACTGGATCGTATCCTTTCGTCCCGCCAGTCGAAGGGATCAACAAGCATGGCGTTTATGTTTATCGAACAATCGAAGATCTGGAAAAGATCATCGAGCATGGGAAGACGGCGAAAACGTGTGCAGTGATCGGCGGCGGTCTGCTGGGCCTGGAAGCAGCCAAAGCTGCGTTCGATCTCGGCATGAAAACTCACGTTATTGAATTCGCACCACGCCTGATGCCTCGCCAGGTAGATGACCGAGGCTCCAAAGTCCTCGTCAGTAAGATCGAAGAGCTAGGCGTTGACGTTCATCTCAATAAAGGGACCAAAGAGGTCCAGGGGGATGGCAAAGTCGAACGCATGGTCTTCACCGATGACACCAGTCTCGACGTCGACATGATCATTGTCTCGGCTGGGATTCGACCTCGTGATGACGTAGCAAAAGACGCTGGACTCGATATTGGGCCTCGCGGTGGTATTTCGGTAGACGATCACCTCAGAACTTCCGATGCCAAGATTTTCGCGATCGGGGAAGTGGCTCTTCATTCGGGGATGATCTATGGCTTAGTCGCCCCTGGATACGAGATGGCCGAGATTGTCGCAGGTAACCTTTGCGGTCAAGAACTGAAGTTCAGTGGCACCGACCTTTCCACGAAGCTCAAATTGATGGGCGTCGATGTTGCCAGCTTTGGAAACTACGAGTCGAGTGACGATGTAAGCACGTCGTTGGTTGTCGAAGATCCTTTTCAAGGCACCTACAAAAAGCTGCTGTTCAGTAAAGATGGCCAGAAACTCCTCGGGGGCATCCTTGTGGGAGACGCGTCAGAGTACGGAACGCTTTCTGTCTTCGCAAAAAGCGGTGATGCGTTACCTTGTTCCCCAAGCGAATTGATGGGAACAAGCGGCGATGGAGGCGCAGCAGCGTTAGGTGGTGCCGAAAGCATGCCGGACAGCGCCCAGATCTGTTCGTGCAACAACGTGACCAAAGGTCAGATCTGTGCCGCCATTCGCGATAACGACCTAATGACGCCAGGTGAAGTCAAAAAGTGTACTTCCGCAGGAGGTGGTTGCGGAGGCTGCATGCCGATGGTGACCGACATCCTGACGGCAGAACTGGCTGCGGCCGGCAAATCGCTTAGCAAAGATCTTTGCGAACACTTCGCCTACTCTCGGCAAGAATTGTTCGAGATCGTCAAAATCAAAGAGATCAAGTCGTTCGATGACTTGATTGCTTCTCATGGAAAAGGAGATGGATGCGAAATCTGCAAACCGGCCGTCGCTTCGATTCTCGCATCGCTCTGGAATGATCATATTCTGGAAACCTCGCACAAAACACTGCAAGACACCAACGATCGATTTCTTGCCAATATCCAACGTGATGCAACTTACAGTGTTGTCCCAAGAGTTCCTGGTGGAGAAATCACGCCCGACAAATTGATTGTGCTGGGAGAAGTCGCGAAGAAGTATAACCTCTATACGAAGATTACCGGCGGACAGCGTGTCGATCTCTTCGGTGCCAAAGTACAAGACTTGCCAGATATCTGGTCCGAATTGATCGACGCCGGTTTCGAAAGTGGACATGCCTATGGAAAAGCGGTCCGAACCGTGAAAAGCTGCGTCGGCAGCACATGGTGCCGTTACGGTGTCGGCGACTCGGTTGGGTTTGCCATTCGGATCGAAAACCGATACCGCGGCATCCGAGCTCCTCACAAACTGAAGTTTGCCGTTAGTGGATGCGTTCGCGAATGTGCTGAAGCTCAAAGCAAAGACGTTGGCTTAATTGCAACCGAAAATGGTTACAACCTCTACGTCTGCGGAAACGGGGGCGCCACGCCAAGGCATGCCGATCTACTCGTAGCCGACATCGATGAAGAAACGGCGATTAAGTATATCGACCGACTACTGATGTATTACATCATGACGGCTGACAAACTGACACGTACCAGCGTCTGGTTGGAAAAATTAGAAGGAGGACTCGACCACGTCCGCGATGTCGTCTTGAATGACTCGCTGAATCTTTGCGACGAACTAGAAGCACGGATGCAGATGCTTGTCGACACCTATCAATGTGAATGGAAGTCGGTCGTCGACGACCCTGAGAAGCGAGCCTTCTTCAAACAGTTTGTAAATACCGATGAGAGCGAACTTGGTATTGAAATCATCACCGAGCGTGACCAGCAACGCCCTGCCGATTGGCCAGACGGTGCGGTATCGCTGGTCGAGCTTAAAGGCCTGGATGGCGAAACTATTTCGCACGACCTCTCAGCCGAAACCGATTTGACTTGGGTACCGGTCGGATCCGAGGGCGATTTCCCGACCAACGGCGGTGCCGCGATCAAATACGGGGACGTTCAAATTGCCGTTTTCCGAGCGACAACGCACAGTGATTGGTATGCCTGCCAAAACATGTGCCCACACAAAAACGCGTTCGTCTTGTCGCGCGGAATTGTCGGTGATGCCGGCGGAATTCCCAAAGTTGCCTGCCCACTTCACAAGAAGACTTTCTCGTTGGAATCGGGCGAATGTCTCTCTGGCGAAGACTTCAAGTTGGAAACATTTAAAGTTAAAGTCGAAGAAAGCCAGGTTTTCGTGCAGCTCCCGCCTCAAGAGACACTCAACGCCAAACTGGCAACGAAACTCCACTGCATTTCCGCTTGCGATGCGGACAAAAGTCGCCAAATGAGTTGCGTCGGTAGTTAA
- a CDS encoding multiheme c-type cytochrome — MRHELGYIASVIAIAAFTLAVHSGCNSSQQTPETAQQSDPMPIPQSVEHSSSDGAFVRDQTVVTQAGAEGPVQGNVTSPQSELRPVSSPAELQPPPTTSDSSAEQDSAKPKLPRRELFEGWEKPVAALFLTGQQHGYIEPCGCTGLTNQKGGLMRRQTFLDQLKNDRGWDVVALDVGNQVRRFGRQAEIKFQTTAEGLKKMDYQAISFGPDDLRLSVDEVFAAVASEDPDDIKYISSNASLLGFTPKHRIVEAGGKKIGITGVLGAKEQQRISNAEVEMGDPMQELAASWNALKAEDCDLYVLLAHASLDESREFAKAFPGFQIVVTAGGAGEPTLKPEIIEGSNNQMIQVGTKGMYVGVVGIYDDADNPFRYERVALDARFADSEEMLRVMASYQKQLETLGLDGLGIRPQPHSSGFSYVGSETCADCHSEAYEVWENSKHSHATETLVHPPERYEVPRHFDPECLACHVTGWNPSLYMPFQSGYLSLDKTPEMKSVGCENCHGPGSHHVASQMGEGDFTEEQTASFVEKMRLPLERARETCLQCHDLDNSPDFHAKGAFEEYWEKIKH; from the coding sequence ATGCGTCACGAACTCGGTTACATCGCTTCCGTTATCGCGATCGCGGCTTTCACTTTAGCAGTCCATTCCGGCTGCAATTCCAGCCAGCAAACGCCTGAGACTGCTCAGCAGAGCGACCCCATGCCAATTCCTCAATCGGTGGAACACTCTTCCAGCGATGGTGCGTTCGTTCGTGATCAAACAGTTGTTACCCAGGCCGGAGCGGAAGGCCCTGTTCAAGGGAACGTCACTTCGCCTCAGTCGGAGTTGCGTCCGGTTTCTTCGCCTGCGGAACTGCAGCCCCCTCCCACGACTTCCGATTCAAGTGCCGAGCAGGATTCGGCAAAACCCAAACTGCCACGCCGGGAACTCTTCGAAGGCTGGGAAAAGCCCGTTGCCGCTCTCTTTTTGACCGGTCAACAGCATGGCTACATCGAACCGTGTGGCTGTACAGGGCTGACCAATCAAAAGGGTGGCCTGATGCGTCGGCAGACTTTTCTCGATCAGCTGAAGAACGACCGTGGCTGGGATGTTGTCGCACTCGACGTCGGCAATCAGGTACGTCGCTTTGGCCGCCAAGCGGAAATCAAATTCCAAACGACCGCAGAAGGCCTGAAAAAGATGGATTATCAGGCCATCAGCTTTGGCCCTGATGATCTGCGACTTTCGGTCGACGAAGTCTTCGCAGCCGTTGCCTCCGAAGATCCTGACGACATCAAATACATCTCCAGCAACGCAAGCCTACTTGGCTTTACTCCGAAGCATCGCATTGTCGAAGCTGGTGGCAAGAAGATTGGGATTACTGGGGTTCTCGGAGCGAAAGAACAACAACGCATCTCGAACGCAGAAGTAGAGATGGGCGACCCGATGCAAGAGCTGGCAGCCAGTTGGAATGCCTTGAAAGCAGAAGATTGTGATCTGTATGTTCTTTTGGCCCATGCATCGCTGGACGAGAGCCGAGAATTTGCGAAAGCATTTCCTGGCTTTCAAATTGTTGTCACTGCCGGCGGAGCAGGGGAGCCAACGCTAAAGCCGGAGATAATCGAAGGCTCGAACAACCAGATGATTCAGGTCGGTACCAAAGGGATGTACGTCGGAGTCGTGGGAATTTACGACGACGCGGATAATCCTTTCCGCTACGAACGCGTTGCGTTGGATGCCAGGTTTGCCGATTCGGAAGAAATGCTCCGCGTGATGGCAAGCTACCAGAAACAACTTGAAACACTGGGTCTCGATGGTCTAGGAATTCGCCCTCAACCGCACTCCAGCGGCTTCTCGTATGTGGGTTCGGAAACGTGTGCCGACTGTCACTCGGAAGCATACGAAGTTTGGGAGAACTCCAAGCATAGTCACGCTACCGAAACCTTGGTTCATCCACCGGAACGCTACGAAGTGCCTCGCCACTTCGATCCGGAATGTTTGGCTTGCCACGTTACTGGTTGGAATCCAAGTCTATACATGCCATTTCAATCAGGTTATCTCAGCCTCGACAAGACACCTGAGATGAAGAGTGTGGGCTGTGAAAACTGCCACGGCCCTGGCTCTCACCATGTGGCTTCGCAAATGGGTGAAGGGGACTTCACTGAGGAGCAAACGGCTTCGTTCGTCGAGAAAATGCGTCTGCCGCTCGAACGTGCTCGGGAAACGTGTCTTCAATGCCACGATCTCGACAACAGCCCCGACTTCCACGCAAAAGGGGCATTCGAGGAATACTGGGAAAAGATCAAACACTAA
- a CDS encoding bifunctional riboflavin kinase/FAD synthetase, with protein MQLYRDLDSLSTEIRNGALTIGNFDGVHLGHAKIAQQVRQRADEVGGPAVVFTFDPHPVRLLRPELAPPPLTWTRRKVELLGQLGIDAVIAYPTTLDLLELSPEQFFEQIIVDKMAAKAMVEGPNFNFGKDRAGDTSTLTRLCEQHGIRLDIVKPFTRTGESEYVSSSRIRKLIAAGDVQTARQMLTQPYRIRGMVTHGAGRGASLGFATANLEAVDTLVPEIGVYAGISYRGQDTFAAAINIGPNPTFGEKARKIEVHLIDYRGSLYGEPLEVSFLSRLRDVVTFPDVDALKQQLERDIQATVKAFQDYQSHAPH; from the coding sequence GTGCAACTTTATCGGGACCTTGATTCGCTTTCCACTGAAATCCGCAATGGTGCGCTTACGATCGGCAATTTCGACGGCGTTCATTTAGGACACGCGAAGATTGCGCAACAAGTGCGCCAACGTGCTGATGAAGTTGGCGGTCCTGCGGTTGTTTTTACCTTCGATCCCCATCCGGTGCGACTTCTTCGCCCGGAGCTGGCACCGCCTCCGCTCACATGGACGCGACGAAAAGTTGAGCTCTTGGGACAACTTGGTATCGATGCTGTGATCGCTTATCCAACCACGTTGGATTTGCTGGAGTTGAGCCCAGAGCAGTTCTTCGAGCAGATCATCGTGGACAAGATGGCAGCCAAGGCAATGGTCGAGGGACCAAACTTCAACTTTGGAAAAGATCGTGCTGGCGACACGTCCACGCTTACCAGGCTTTGCGAGCAGCACGGCATTCGCTTAGATATTGTCAAACCATTTACCCGAACTGGCGAAAGCGAATACGTTTCGAGCAGTCGTATTCGTAAGTTGATTGCTGCCGGCGATGTTCAGACTGCCCGGCAGATGTTGACTCAGCCCTATCGAATTCGTGGCATGGTAACCCATGGCGCTGGCCGAGGGGCTTCGCTGGGATTTGCAACCGCAAACTTGGAAGCCGTAGATACGCTGGTTCCAGAGATCGGTGTCTATGCCGGCATTAGTTATCGTGGGCAAGATACGTTCGCCGCGGCGATCAACATTGGACCTAATCCAACGTTCGGCGAGAAAGCTCGTAAAATAGAAGTTCACTTGATTGATTATCGTGGTTCGCTTTACGGAGAACCACTCGAAGTCTCTTTCCTGTCCCGGCTAAGAGACGTCGTTACTTTTCCGGATGTCGATGCGTTAAAGCAACAGTTGGAACGCGACATCCAAGCTACCGTAAAAGCTTTTCAAGACTATCAGTCGCACGCTCCTCATTAG
- a CDS encoding bifunctional oligoribonuclease/PAP phosphatase NrnA: MSIDWAALKAAIDAPQRFVLTSHVRPDCDALGSELGMAAMLRQMGKEVTIVNDSETPQHLEFIDPAGEIKQLGKDISAEEIVSGFDAFMVLDTSAWIQLGEMADVMKQFDGVKLILDHHVSQDDLGGEMFKDPKCEATGRLVYEAAKAWNVPLTQEMASVLFTAIATDTGWFRFPSVSGATYRAIGDLIDVGANPSEIYGKLFEQERLQRVNLRGRILSSAKIIEEGKLAYSLATKEDFEATGATPSDTEDAINKTMAVAGVEVAILFIELPNGEGVKASFRSRSDVDVAKLAQQFGGGGHVAAAGALVQKPLDEVVPMLLEATQKAMN, translated from the coding sequence ATGAGTATTGACTGGGCCGCATTGAAAGCGGCGATCGACGCCCCCCAACGTTTCGTTCTCACGAGTCACGTTCGACCCGATTGCGATGCGTTGGGCAGCGAACTGGGGATGGCCGCGATGCTTCGCCAGATGGGAAAAGAAGTCACGATTGTCAACGACTCAGAAACGCCACAGCATCTCGAATTCATCGATCCTGCTGGAGAGATCAAACAACTTGGTAAAGATATTTCGGCTGAAGAAATCGTTTCAGGCTTCGACGCCTTTATGGTGCTCGATACGAGTGCTTGGATTCAGCTCGGCGAAATGGCCGACGTGATGAAACAGTTCGACGGCGTAAAGCTCATTTTGGATCATCACGTCAGCCAAGACGATCTTGGCGGCGAGATGTTTAAGGATCCGAAATGCGAAGCCACCGGGCGTTTGGTGTACGAAGCAGCCAAGGCCTGGAATGTTCCTTTGACTCAAGAGATGGCAAGCGTATTGTTTACCGCGATTGCTACCGATACCGGCTGGTTTCGCTTTCCGTCGGTCAGTGGCGCTACCTATCGTGCGATTGGCGATCTGATCGATGTTGGCGCCAATCCGAGTGAGATCTACGGCAAGCTCTTCGAACAGGAACGGCTTCAGCGAGTTAATCTTCGAGGAAGGATTTTGTCCAGTGCCAAGATCATCGAAGAGGGCAAGTTAGCCTACAGTCTGGCGACGAAAGAAGACTTCGAAGCGACTGGAGCGACGCCTAGCGATACAGAAGATGCCATCAATAAAACAATGGCCGTGGCTGGTGTTGAGGTGGCGATACTTTTCATCGAACTACCCAACGGCGAAGGCGTCAAAGCAAGTTTTCGAAGCCGATCTGACGTGGATGTCGCTAAGCTTGCCCAGCAGTTTGGTGGTGGCGGTCACGTTGCCGCCGCGGGGGCATTGGTCCAAAAGCCATTGGACGAAGTCGTCCCGATGCTACTCGAAGCAACTCAAAAAGCGATGAATTAG